A genome region from Setaria italica strain Yugu1 chromosome III, Setaria_italica_v2.0, whole genome shotgun sequence includes the following:
- the LOC101774288 gene encoding beta-galactosidase 7 isoform X1 → MGVAEVVAGIVVLWLAVCTAAAAGSGRWRSEEGWGVQGEVTYDHRALVLNGTRRMLFSGEMHYPRSTPEMWPRLIAKAKEGGLDVIQTYVFWNVHEPVQGQYNFEGRYDLVKFIKEIQAQGLYVSLRIGPFIEAEWKYGGFPFWLHDVPNITFRSDNEPFKQHMQRFVTDIVSMMKHEGLYYPQGGPIITSQIENEYQMVEPAFGSSGQRYVRWAAAMAVNLQTGVPWTMCKQNDAPDPVINTCNGLICGETFVGPNSANKPALWTENWTSRYLIYGNDTKLRSPEDIAFAVALFIARKNGSYMSYYMYHGGTNFGRFSSSYVTTNYYDGAPLDEYGKYLIIYTNGSVLNIFTQFHNSKHINKFNESYPGLIWQPTWGHLRELHTAVKQSSEPLLFGTYSNFSLGQEQEVKITQKENSMLYFNRFHQDKDIMYDALQAHIFETESQCVAFLVNFDQHQISEVVFRNISLQLAPKSISILSDCKRVVFETAKVNAQHGSRTAEEVQSFSDINTWKAFKEPIPQDVSKAMYTGNQLFDHLSTTKDETDYLWYIVGYEYTPSDDGQLVLINVESRAHILHAFVNNAYVGRIHGSHDGPASIILSTNISLNEGPNNISLLSAMVGSPDSGAHMERRVFGIRKVSIQQGQEPEHLLDNELWGNQVGLFGERNHIYTQEGSKSVEWTTINNLAYSPLIWYKTTFPTPAGNDAIALNLTSMGKGEVWINGESIGRYWVSFKAPSGNPSQSLYHIPRQFLNPQDNILVLFEEMGGDPQQITVNTVSVTRVCSNVNELSAPSLQSQDNEPAVNLWCQEGKQISAIEFASYGNPVGDCTNYGSGSCHAGSSDSVVKQACLGKSGCSIPVTTDKFGGDPCPGIQKSLVVVASCG, encoded by the exons ATGGGCGTCGCGGAGGTGGTCGCCGGCATTGTGGTTCTCTGGCTGGCGGTGtgcacggcggccgcggcagggaGCGGGCGATGGAGGAGTGAGGAGGGCTGGGGCGTGCAAGGAGAGGTCACGTACGACCACAGGGCTCTGGTGCTGAACGGCACCAGGAGGATGCTCTTCTCCGGGGAGATGCACTATCCAAGGAGCACGCCTGAG ATGTGGCCAAGACTCATTGCTAAAGCAAAGGAAGGTGGTCTTGATGTAATACAGACTTATGTATTTTGGAATGTTCATGAGCCTGTCCAGGGCCAG TACAACTTCGAGGGGAGATATGATCTTGTGAAATTCATCAAAGAGATTCAAGCTCAAGGACTCTATGTCAGCCTCAGGATTGGTCCTTTCATAGAGGCAGAATGGAAATACGG AGGATTTCCGTTTTGGCTACATGATGTCCCAAATATTACATTTCGAAGTGACAATGAACCCTTTAAG CAACATATGCAAAGATTTGTCACAGATATAGTAAGCATGATGAAACATGAAGGGCTTTATTACCCACAAGGAGGCCCCATTATAACTTCTCAG ATTGAGAATGAATACCAAATGGTTGAGCCTGCATTTGGCTCAAGTGGGCAACGTTATGTCAGGTGGGCAGCTGCAATGGCTGTAAACCTTCAGACAGGTGTTCCCTGGACGATGTGCAAGCAAAATGATGCTCCAGATCCAGTT ATCAATACCTGCAATGGGCTTATCTGTGGAGAAACATTTGTTGGACCAAACTCAGCTAATAAGCCTGCACTGTGGACAGAAAATTGGACCTCTCG CTATCTTATATACGGTAATGACACAAAATTGAGATCTCCAGAAGATATTGCCTTTGCAGTTGCACTCTTTATAGCAAGAAAGAATGGAAGCTACATGAGCTACTATATG TACCATGGGGGAACGAACTTCGGGAGGTTTTCTTCTTCATATGTGACAACAAACTACTATGATGGAGCTCCTCTTGATGAGTATGGtaaatatttaattatttatacAAATGGAAGCGTGCTAAATATATTTACACAATTTCATAATTCAAAGCACATCAATAAATTCAATGAATCATATCCAGGTTTAATATGGCAACCAACATGGGGTCATCTCAGAGAACTGCATACTGCAGTAAAACAGTCATCAGAACCATTACTATTCGGGACATACTCCAATTTTTCTTTAGGTCAAGAACAAGAGGTAAAAATTACACAAAAGGAAAATTCAATGCTTTATTTCAATAGATTCCACCAAGATAAGGACATAATGTATGATGCACTCCAGGCACATATTTTTGAAACAGAATCGCAATGTGTGGCTTTCCTAGTCAACTTTGATCAGCATCAGATATCAGAGGTCGTATTTCGTAATATATCATTGCAACTGGCCCCTAAATCAATCAGCATTCTCTCAGATTGTAAGAGAGTAGTTTTTGAAACTGCTAAG GTAAATGCTCAGCATGGGTCAAGAACAGCTGAAGAAGTACAATCTTTCAGTGACATTAATACTTGGAAGGCATTCAAAGAACCAATTCCTCAAGATGTGAGTAAAGCTATGTACACTGGAAACCAACTCTTTGACCATCTATCAACCACTAAAGATGAGACAGACTATCTATGGTACATTGTTGG TTATGAATATACACCAAGTGATGATGGCCAGCTTGTGCTAATTAATGTTGAGTCACGAGCACATATTTTGCATGCCTTTGTCAACAATGCATATGTAG GTAGAATACATGGGAGTCATGATGGACCTGCCAGTATAATTCTCAGCACGAATATTTCTCTCAATGAAGGACCGAACAACATATCGTTGCTAAGTGCTATGGTTGGATCACCG GATTCTGGTGCTCATATGGAAAGAAGAGTCTTTGGAATCCGGAAAGTGAGCATACAGCAGGGACAAGAGCCAGAACATCTGCTCGACAATGAGCTATGGGGAAACCAA GTTGGCTTATTTGGGGAAAGGAATCACATCTACACACAAGAAGGATCAAAAAGTGTTGAATGGACAACTATCAACAATTTGGCATATAGTCCGCTTATTTGGTACAAG ACAACATTTCCCACACCAGCAGGGAATGACGCAATAGCACTGAACCTTACTAGTATGGGTAAGGGTGAAGTGTGGATCAACGGAGAGAGCATCGGACGATATTGGGTCTCTTTCAAGGCTCCTAGTGGCAATCCTTCGCAATCTTT GTACCACATACCACGGCAATTTCTAAACCCTCAAGACAACATCCTGGTCCTTTTTGAGGAAATGGGAGGTGACCCACAACAGATAACAGTGAACACAGTGTCCGTCACAAGAGTGTGTAGCAATGTGAATGAGCTGTCTGCACCATCACTCCAGTCCCAGGACAATGAACCAGCAGTCAATCTCTGGTGCCAGGAAGGAAAACAGATCTCGGCAATTGAGTTTGCAAGCTATGGAAATCCCGTGGGGGACTGCACGAATTATGGTTCTGGAAGCTGTCATGCTGGATCATCGGACTCTGTTGTAAAACAG GCTTGCTTGGGTAAAAGTGGGTGCTCTATTCCCGTAACAACTGACAAATTTGGAGGGGACCCGTGTCCTGGCATCCAAAAATCCCTTGTAGTCGTGGCGAGTTGCGGATGA
- the LOC101774288 gene encoding beta-galactosidase 7 isoform X3, which translates to MGVAEVVAGIVVLWLAVCTAAAAGSGRWRSEEGWGVQGEVTYDHRALVLNGTRRMLFSGEMHYPRSTPEMWPRLIAKAKEGGLDVIQTYVFWNVHEPVQGQYNFEGRYDLVKFIKEIQAQGLYVSLRIGPFIEAEWKYGGFPFWLHDVPNITFRSDNEPFKQHMQRFVTDIVSMMKHEGLYYPQGGPIITSQIENEYQMVEPAFGSSGQRYVRWAAAMAVNLQTGVPWTMCKQNDAPDPVINTCNGLICGETFVGPNSANKPALWTENWTSRYLIYGNDTKLRSPEDIAFAVALFIARKNGSYMSYYMYHGGTNFGRFSSSYVTTNYYDGAPLDEYGLIWQPTWGHLRELHTAVKQSSEPLLFGTYSNFSLGQEQEVKITQKENSMLYFNRFHQDKDIMYDALQAHIFETESQCVAFLVNFDQHQISEVVFRNISLQLAPKSISILSDCKRVVFETAKVNAQHGSRTAEEVQSFSDINTWKAFKEPIPQDVSKAMYTGNQLFDHLSTTKDETDYLWYIVGYEYTPSDDGQLVLINVESRAHILHAFVNNAYVGRIHGSHDGPASIILSTNISLNEGPNNISLLSAMVGSPDSGAHMERRVFGIRKVSIQQGQEPEHLLDNELWGNQVGLFGERNHIYTQEGSKSVEWTTINNLAYSPLIWYKTTFPTPAGNDAIALNLTSMGKGEVWINGESIGRYWVSFKAPSGNPSQSLYHIPRQFLNPQDNILVLFEEMGGDPQQITVNTVSVTRVCSNVNELSAPSLQSQDNEPAVNLWCQEGKQISAIEFASYGNPVGDCTNYGSGSCHAGSSDSVVKQACLGKSGCSIPVTTDKFGGDPCPGIQKSLVVVASCG; encoded by the exons ATGGGCGTCGCGGAGGTGGTCGCCGGCATTGTGGTTCTCTGGCTGGCGGTGtgcacggcggccgcggcagggaGCGGGCGATGGAGGAGTGAGGAGGGCTGGGGCGTGCAAGGAGAGGTCACGTACGACCACAGGGCTCTGGTGCTGAACGGCACCAGGAGGATGCTCTTCTCCGGGGAGATGCACTATCCAAGGAGCACGCCTGAG ATGTGGCCAAGACTCATTGCTAAAGCAAAGGAAGGTGGTCTTGATGTAATACAGACTTATGTATTTTGGAATGTTCATGAGCCTGTCCAGGGCCAG TACAACTTCGAGGGGAGATATGATCTTGTGAAATTCATCAAAGAGATTCAAGCTCAAGGACTCTATGTCAGCCTCAGGATTGGTCCTTTCATAGAGGCAGAATGGAAATACGG AGGATTTCCGTTTTGGCTACATGATGTCCCAAATATTACATTTCGAAGTGACAATGAACCCTTTAAG CAACATATGCAAAGATTTGTCACAGATATAGTAAGCATGATGAAACATGAAGGGCTTTATTACCCACAAGGAGGCCCCATTATAACTTCTCAG ATTGAGAATGAATACCAAATGGTTGAGCCTGCATTTGGCTCAAGTGGGCAACGTTATGTCAGGTGGGCAGCTGCAATGGCTGTAAACCTTCAGACAGGTGTTCCCTGGACGATGTGCAAGCAAAATGATGCTCCAGATCCAGTT ATCAATACCTGCAATGGGCTTATCTGTGGAGAAACATTTGTTGGACCAAACTCAGCTAATAAGCCTGCACTGTGGACAGAAAATTGGACCTCTCG CTATCTTATATACGGTAATGACACAAAATTGAGATCTCCAGAAGATATTGCCTTTGCAGTTGCACTCTTTATAGCAAGAAAGAATGGAAGCTACATGAGCTACTATATG TACCATGGGGGAACGAACTTCGGGAGGTTTTCTTCTTCATATGTGACAACAAACTACTATGATGGAGCTCCTCTTGATGAGTATG GTTTAATATGGCAACCAACATGGGGTCATCTCAGAGAACTGCATACTGCAGTAAAACAGTCATCAGAACCATTACTATTCGGGACATACTCCAATTTTTCTTTAGGTCAAGAACAAGAGGTAAAAATTACACAAAAGGAAAATTCAATGCTTTATTTCAATAGATTCCACCAAGATAAGGACATAATGTATGATGCACTCCAGGCACATATTTTTGAAACAGAATCGCAATGTGTGGCTTTCCTAGTCAACTTTGATCAGCATCAGATATCAGAGGTCGTATTTCGTAATATATCATTGCAACTGGCCCCTAAATCAATCAGCATTCTCTCAGATTGTAAGAGAGTAGTTTTTGAAACTGCTAAG GTAAATGCTCAGCATGGGTCAAGAACAGCTGAAGAAGTACAATCTTTCAGTGACATTAATACTTGGAAGGCATTCAAAGAACCAATTCCTCAAGATGTGAGTAAAGCTATGTACACTGGAAACCAACTCTTTGACCATCTATCAACCACTAAAGATGAGACAGACTATCTATGGTACATTGTTGG TTATGAATATACACCAAGTGATGATGGCCAGCTTGTGCTAATTAATGTTGAGTCACGAGCACATATTTTGCATGCCTTTGTCAACAATGCATATGTAG GTAGAATACATGGGAGTCATGATGGACCTGCCAGTATAATTCTCAGCACGAATATTTCTCTCAATGAAGGACCGAACAACATATCGTTGCTAAGTGCTATGGTTGGATCACCG GATTCTGGTGCTCATATGGAAAGAAGAGTCTTTGGAATCCGGAAAGTGAGCATACAGCAGGGACAAGAGCCAGAACATCTGCTCGACAATGAGCTATGGGGAAACCAA GTTGGCTTATTTGGGGAAAGGAATCACATCTACACACAAGAAGGATCAAAAAGTGTTGAATGGACAACTATCAACAATTTGGCATATAGTCCGCTTATTTGGTACAAG ACAACATTTCCCACACCAGCAGGGAATGACGCAATAGCACTGAACCTTACTAGTATGGGTAAGGGTGAAGTGTGGATCAACGGAGAGAGCATCGGACGATATTGGGTCTCTTTCAAGGCTCCTAGTGGCAATCCTTCGCAATCTTT GTACCACATACCACGGCAATTTCTAAACCCTCAAGACAACATCCTGGTCCTTTTTGAGGAAATGGGAGGTGACCCACAACAGATAACAGTGAACACAGTGTCCGTCACAAGAGTGTGTAGCAATGTGAATGAGCTGTCTGCACCATCACTCCAGTCCCAGGACAATGAACCAGCAGTCAATCTCTGGTGCCAGGAAGGAAAACAGATCTCGGCAATTGAGTTTGCAAGCTATGGAAATCCCGTGGGGGACTGCACGAATTATGGTTCTGGAAGCTGTCATGCTGGATCATCGGACTCTGTTGTAAAACAG GCTTGCTTGGGTAAAAGTGGGTGCTCTATTCCCGTAACAACTGACAAATTTGGAGGGGACCCGTGTCCTGGCATCCAAAAATCCCTTGTAGTCGTGGCGAGTTGCGGATGA
- the LOC101774288 gene encoding beta-galactosidase 7 isoform X4 — translation MGVAEVVAGIVVLWLAVCTAAAAGSGRWRSEEGWGVQGEVTYDHRALVLNGTRRMLFSGEMHYPRSTPEMWPRLIAKAKEGGLDVIQTYVFWNVHEPVQGQYNFEGRYDLVKFIKEIQAQGLYVSLRIGPFIEAEWKYGGFPFWLHDVPNITFRSDNEPFKQHMQRFVTDIVSMMKHEGLYYPQGGPIITSQIENEYQMVEPAFGSSGQRYVRWAAAMAVNLQTGVPWTMCKQNDAPDPVINTCNGLICGETFVGPNSANKPALWTENWTSRYLIYGNDTKLRSPEDIAFAVALFIARKNGSYMSYYMYHGGTNFGRFSSSYVTTNYYDGAPLDEYGLIWQPTWGHLRELHTAVKQSSEPLLFGTYSNFSLGQEQEAHIFETESQCVAFLVNFDQHQISEVVFRNISLQLAPKSISILSDCKRVVFETAKVNAQHGSRTAEEVQSFSDINTWKAFKEPIPQDVSKAMYTGNQLFDHLSTTKDETDYLWYIVGYEYTPSDDGQLVLINVESRAHILHAFVNNAYVGRIHGSHDGPASIILSTNISLNEGPNNISLLSAMVGSPDSGAHMERRVFGIRKVSIQQGQEPEHLLDNELWGNQVGLFGERNHIYTQEGSKSVEWTTINNLAYSPLIWYKTTFPTPAGNDAIALNLTSMGKGEVWINGESIGRYWVSFKAPSGNPSQSLYHIPRQFLNPQDNILVLFEEMGGDPQQITVNTVSVTRVCSNVNELSAPSLQSQDNEPAVNLWCQEGKQISAIEFASYGNPVGDCTNYGSGSCHAGSSDSVVKQACLGKSGCSIPVTTDKFGGDPCPGIQKSLVVVASCG, via the exons ATGGGCGTCGCGGAGGTGGTCGCCGGCATTGTGGTTCTCTGGCTGGCGGTGtgcacggcggccgcggcagggaGCGGGCGATGGAGGAGTGAGGAGGGCTGGGGCGTGCAAGGAGAGGTCACGTACGACCACAGGGCTCTGGTGCTGAACGGCACCAGGAGGATGCTCTTCTCCGGGGAGATGCACTATCCAAGGAGCACGCCTGAG ATGTGGCCAAGACTCATTGCTAAAGCAAAGGAAGGTGGTCTTGATGTAATACAGACTTATGTATTTTGGAATGTTCATGAGCCTGTCCAGGGCCAG TACAACTTCGAGGGGAGATATGATCTTGTGAAATTCATCAAAGAGATTCAAGCTCAAGGACTCTATGTCAGCCTCAGGATTGGTCCTTTCATAGAGGCAGAATGGAAATACGG AGGATTTCCGTTTTGGCTACATGATGTCCCAAATATTACATTTCGAAGTGACAATGAACCCTTTAAG CAACATATGCAAAGATTTGTCACAGATATAGTAAGCATGATGAAACATGAAGGGCTTTATTACCCACAAGGAGGCCCCATTATAACTTCTCAG ATTGAGAATGAATACCAAATGGTTGAGCCTGCATTTGGCTCAAGTGGGCAACGTTATGTCAGGTGGGCAGCTGCAATGGCTGTAAACCTTCAGACAGGTGTTCCCTGGACGATGTGCAAGCAAAATGATGCTCCAGATCCAGTT ATCAATACCTGCAATGGGCTTATCTGTGGAGAAACATTTGTTGGACCAAACTCAGCTAATAAGCCTGCACTGTGGACAGAAAATTGGACCTCTCG CTATCTTATATACGGTAATGACACAAAATTGAGATCTCCAGAAGATATTGCCTTTGCAGTTGCACTCTTTATAGCAAGAAAGAATGGAAGCTACATGAGCTACTATATG TACCATGGGGGAACGAACTTCGGGAGGTTTTCTTCTTCATATGTGACAACAAACTACTATGATGGAGCTCCTCTTGATGAGTATG GTTTAATATGGCAACCAACATGGGGTCATCTCAGAGAACTGCATACTGCAGTAAAACAGTCATCAGAACCATTACTATTCGGGACATACTCCAATTTTTCTTTAGGTCAAGAACAAGAG GCACATATTTTTGAAACAGAATCGCAATGTGTGGCTTTCCTAGTCAACTTTGATCAGCATCAGATATCAGAGGTCGTATTTCGTAATATATCATTGCAACTGGCCCCTAAATCAATCAGCATTCTCTCAGATTGTAAGAGAGTAGTTTTTGAAACTGCTAAG GTAAATGCTCAGCATGGGTCAAGAACAGCTGAAGAAGTACAATCTTTCAGTGACATTAATACTTGGAAGGCATTCAAAGAACCAATTCCTCAAGATGTGAGTAAAGCTATGTACACTGGAAACCAACTCTTTGACCATCTATCAACCACTAAAGATGAGACAGACTATCTATGGTACATTGTTGG TTATGAATATACACCAAGTGATGATGGCCAGCTTGTGCTAATTAATGTTGAGTCACGAGCACATATTTTGCATGCCTTTGTCAACAATGCATATGTAG GTAGAATACATGGGAGTCATGATGGACCTGCCAGTATAATTCTCAGCACGAATATTTCTCTCAATGAAGGACCGAACAACATATCGTTGCTAAGTGCTATGGTTGGATCACCG GATTCTGGTGCTCATATGGAAAGAAGAGTCTTTGGAATCCGGAAAGTGAGCATACAGCAGGGACAAGAGCCAGAACATCTGCTCGACAATGAGCTATGGGGAAACCAA GTTGGCTTATTTGGGGAAAGGAATCACATCTACACACAAGAAGGATCAAAAAGTGTTGAATGGACAACTATCAACAATTTGGCATATAGTCCGCTTATTTGGTACAAG ACAACATTTCCCACACCAGCAGGGAATGACGCAATAGCACTGAACCTTACTAGTATGGGTAAGGGTGAAGTGTGGATCAACGGAGAGAGCATCGGACGATATTGGGTCTCTTTCAAGGCTCCTAGTGGCAATCCTTCGCAATCTTT GTACCACATACCACGGCAATTTCTAAACCCTCAAGACAACATCCTGGTCCTTTTTGAGGAAATGGGAGGTGACCCACAACAGATAACAGTGAACACAGTGTCCGTCACAAGAGTGTGTAGCAATGTGAATGAGCTGTCTGCACCATCACTCCAGTCCCAGGACAATGAACCAGCAGTCAATCTCTGGTGCCAGGAAGGAAAACAGATCTCGGCAATTGAGTTTGCAAGCTATGGAAATCCCGTGGGGGACTGCACGAATTATGGTTCTGGAAGCTGTCATGCTGGATCATCGGACTCTGTTGTAAAACAG GCTTGCTTGGGTAAAAGTGGGTGCTCTATTCCCGTAACAACTGACAAATTTGGAGGGGACCCGTGTCCTGGCATCCAAAAATCCCTTGTAGTCGTGGCGAGTTGCGGATGA
- the LOC101774288 gene encoding beta-galactosidase 7 isoform X2, producing MGVAEVVAGIVVLWLAVCTAAAAGSGRWRSEEGWGVQGEVTYDHRALVLNGTRRMLFSGEMHYPRSTPEMWPRLIAKAKEGGLDVIQTYVFWNVHEPVQGQYNFEGRYDLVKFIKEIQAQGLYVSLRIGPFIEAEWKYGGFPFWLHDVPNITFRSDNEPFKQHMQRFVTDIVSMMKHEGLYYPQGGPIITSQIENEYQMVEPAFGSSGQRYVRWAAAMAVNLQTGVPWTMCKQNDAPDPVINTCNGLICGETFVGPNSANKPALWTENWTSRYLIYGNDTKLRSPEDIAFAVALFIARKNGSYMSYYMYHGGTNFGRFSSSYVTTNYYDGAPLDEYGKYLIIYTNGSVLNIFTQFHNSKHINKFNESYPGLIWQPTWGHLRELHTAVKQSSEPLLFGTYSNFSLGQEQEAHIFETESQCVAFLVNFDQHQISEVVFRNISLQLAPKSISILSDCKRVVFETAKVNAQHGSRTAEEVQSFSDINTWKAFKEPIPQDVSKAMYTGNQLFDHLSTTKDETDYLWYIVGYEYTPSDDGQLVLINVESRAHILHAFVNNAYVGRIHGSHDGPASIILSTNISLNEGPNNISLLSAMVGSPDSGAHMERRVFGIRKVSIQQGQEPEHLLDNELWGNQVGLFGERNHIYTQEGSKSVEWTTINNLAYSPLIWYKTTFPTPAGNDAIALNLTSMGKGEVWINGESIGRYWVSFKAPSGNPSQSLYHIPRQFLNPQDNILVLFEEMGGDPQQITVNTVSVTRVCSNVNELSAPSLQSQDNEPAVNLWCQEGKQISAIEFASYGNPVGDCTNYGSGSCHAGSSDSVVKQACLGKSGCSIPVTTDKFGGDPCPGIQKSLVVVASCG from the exons ATGGGCGTCGCGGAGGTGGTCGCCGGCATTGTGGTTCTCTGGCTGGCGGTGtgcacggcggccgcggcagggaGCGGGCGATGGAGGAGTGAGGAGGGCTGGGGCGTGCAAGGAGAGGTCACGTACGACCACAGGGCTCTGGTGCTGAACGGCACCAGGAGGATGCTCTTCTCCGGGGAGATGCACTATCCAAGGAGCACGCCTGAG ATGTGGCCAAGACTCATTGCTAAAGCAAAGGAAGGTGGTCTTGATGTAATACAGACTTATGTATTTTGGAATGTTCATGAGCCTGTCCAGGGCCAG TACAACTTCGAGGGGAGATATGATCTTGTGAAATTCATCAAAGAGATTCAAGCTCAAGGACTCTATGTCAGCCTCAGGATTGGTCCTTTCATAGAGGCAGAATGGAAATACGG AGGATTTCCGTTTTGGCTACATGATGTCCCAAATATTACATTTCGAAGTGACAATGAACCCTTTAAG CAACATATGCAAAGATTTGTCACAGATATAGTAAGCATGATGAAACATGAAGGGCTTTATTACCCACAAGGAGGCCCCATTATAACTTCTCAG ATTGAGAATGAATACCAAATGGTTGAGCCTGCATTTGGCTCAAGTGGGCAACGTTATGTCAGGTGGGCAGCTGCAATGGCTGTAAACCTTCAGACAGGTGTTCCCTGGACGATGTGCAAGCAAAATGATGCTCCAGATCCAGTT ATCAATACCTGCAATGGGCTTATCTGTGGAGAAACATTTGTTGGACCAAACTCAGCTAATAAGCCTGCACTGTGGACAGAAAATTGGACCTCTCG CTATCTTATATACGGTAATGACACAAAATTGAGATCTCCAGAAGATATTGCCTTTGCAGTTGCACTCTTTATAGCAAGAAAGAATGGAAGCTACATGAGCTACTATATG TACCATGGGGGAACGAACTTCGGGAGGTTTTCTTCTTCATATGTGACAACAAACTACTATGATGGAGCTCCTCTTGATGAGTATGGtaaatatttaattatttatacAAATGGAAGCGTGCTAAATATATTTACACAATTTCATAATTCAAAGCACATCAATAAATTCAATGAATCATATCCAGGTTTAATATGGCAACCAACATGGGGTCATCTCAGAGAACTGCATACTGCAGTAAAACAGTCATCAGAACCATTACTATTCGGGACATACTCCAATTTTTCTTTAGGTCAAGAACAAGAG GCACATATTTTTGAAACAGAATCGCAATGTGTGGCTTTCCTAGTCAACTTTGATCAGCATCAGATATCAGAGGTCGTATTTCGTAATATATCATTGCAACTGGCCCCTAAATCAATCAGCATTCTCTCAGATTGTAAGAGAGTAGTTTTTGAAACTGCTAAG GTAAATGCTCAGCATGGGTCAAGAACAGCTGAAGAAGTACAATCTTTCAGTGACATTAATACTTGGAAGGCATTCAAAGAACCAATTCCTCAAGATGTGAGTAAAGCTATGTACACTGGAAACCAACTCTTTGACCATCTATCAACCACTAAAGATGAGACAGACTATCTATGGTACATTGTTGG TTATGAATATACACCAAGTGATGATGGCCAGCTTGTGCTAATTAATGTTGAGTCACGAGCACATATTTTGCATGCCTTTGTCAACAATGCATATGTAG GTAGAATACATGGGAGTCATGATGGACCTGCCAGTATAATTCTCAGCACGAATATTTCTCTCAATGAAGGACCGAACAACATATCGTTGCTAAGTGCTATGGTTGGATCACCG GATTCTGGTGCTCATATGGAAAGAAGAGTCTTTGGAATCCGGAAAGTGAGCATACAGCAGGGACAAGAGCCAGAACATCTGCTCGACAATGAGCTATGGGGAAACCAA GTTGGCTTATTTGGGGAAAGGAATCACATCTACACACAAGAAGGATCAAAAAGTGTTGAATGGACAACTATCAACAATTTGGCATATAGTCCGCTTATTTGGTACAAG ACAACATTTCCCACACCAGCAGGGAATGACGCAATAGCACTGAACCTTACTAGTATGGGTAAGGGTGAAGTGTGGATCAACGGAGAGAGCATCGGACGATATTGGGTCTCTTTCAAGGCTCCTAGTGGCAATCCTTCGCAATCTTT GTACCACATACCACGGCAATTTCTAAACCCTCAAGACAACATCCTGGTCCTTTTTGAGGAAATGGGAGGTGACCCACAACAGATAACAGTGAACACAGTGTCCGTCACAAGAGTGTGTAGCAATGTGAATGAGCTGTCTGCACCATCACTCCAGTCCCAGGACAATGAACCAGCAGTCAATCTCTGGTGCCAGGAAGGAAAACAGATCTCGGCAATTGAGTTTGCAAGCTATGGAAATCCCGTGGGGGACTGCACGAATTATGGTTCTGGAAGCTGTCATGCTGGATCATCGGACTCTGTTGTAAAACAG GCTTGCTTGGGTAAAAGTGGGTGCTCTATTCCCGTAACAACTGACAAATTTGGAGGGGACCCGTGTCCTGGCATCCAAAAATCCCTTGTAGTCGTGGCGAGTTGCGGATGA